A stretch of the Halomonas sp. BDJS001 genome encodes the following:
- a CDS encoding SDR family NAD(P)-dependent oxidoreductase, translated as MVLTDKVIAVTGGARGLGYAMALRLGKQGARMALLDMSAEALDQAVSQLSAEGIDAQAFVVNVAEEASVTQAFADIAQRMAPISGCINNAGITQDALLVKAKEGKVEKRMSFEAWQNVINVNLTGVFLCGREAATQMIEAGHEGVIVNISSISRAGNMGQSNYAAAKAAVHALTVTWSQELARYGIRTGTVAPGFVATEMTAAMRPDMLERISSSVPLKRLGEPDNIAQSVAFIMENDYFTGRIIECDGGLRL; from the coding sequence ATGGTACTGACCGATAAAGTAATTGCCGTCACGGGTGGGGCGCGAGGGTTGGGTTATGCCATGGCGCTGCGTTTAGGCAAGCAGGGCGCGCGCATGGCGCTATTGGATATGAGCGCTGAAGCGCTTGACCAAGCGGTATCGCAACTTTCCGCTGAAGGTATCGATGCCCAGGCGTTTGTGGTCAATGTTGCTGAAGAAGCCTCCGTGACTCAGGCGTTTGCTGATATTGCCCAGCGCATGGCGCCGATTAGCGGTTGTATCAATAACGCGGGTATTACCCAGGATGCGCTGTTGGTAAAGGCCAAAGAAGGGAAAGTGGAAAAACGCATGTCCTTTGAGGCTTGGCAAAACGTTATTAATGTCAATTTAACCGGCGTTTTCCTATGTGGTCGCGAGGCCGCCACTCAGATGATTGAAGCCGGACATGAAGGTGTGATCGTCAATATCTCGAGTATTTCCCGGGCAGGCAATATGGGACAAAGTAACTACGCTGCTGCAAAAGCGGCTGTGCATGCATTGACCGTCACGTGGAGCCAGGAGTTGGCGCGCTATGGTATTCGTACCGGCACCGTAGCGCCGGGTTTCGTGGCTACCGAAATGACCGCTGCGATGCGCCCTGATATGTTGGAGCGTATCTCGTCGAGCGTACCGTTAAAGCGTTTGGGTGAGCCCGATAATATTGCCCAAAGTGTTGCCTTTATTATGGAGAACGACTACTTCACTGGGCGCATCATTGAGTGTGACGGCGGTTTGCGGCTGTAG
- the groL gene encoding chaperonin GroEL (60 kDa chaperone family; promotes refolding of misfolded polypeptides especially under stressful conditions; forms two stacked rings of heptamers to form a barrel-shaped 14mer; ends can be capped by GroES; misfolded proteins enter the barrel where they are refolded when GroES binds) — MSAKQVKFSDDARKRMARGVDVLANAVKVTLGPKGRNVVLEKSFGSPTVTKDGVSVAKEIELKDKFENMGAQMVKEVASQTSDAAGDGTTTATVLAQAIIAEGLKGVTAGMNPMDLKRGIDQAVNAAVKEIKAMSVPCTDTKSIAQVGTISANGDKRIGEIIAEAMEKVGKEGVITVDEGRGFEDELEVVEGMQFDRGYLSPYFVTNQDTMTVELEDPYILLVDKKISNIRELLPVLEAVAKQGKPLAIIAEDIEGEALATLVVNNMRGIVKVAAAKAPGFGDRRKSMLQDIAILTNGTVISEEVGLTLEQANLDHLGTAKRMTMSKENTTIIDGAGAEGDIEARVSQIRAQIEDTSSDYDKEKLQERVAKLAGGVAVIRVGAATEVEMKEKKARVEDALHSTRAAVEEGVVPGGGTALVRVMAKVQGLTGDNEDQNHGINMALRAMQSPLRQIVSNAGEEPAVVINRVKDGEGNFGYNAQTGEYGDLFEMGVLDPAKVTRTALQSAGSVAGLMITTECMIAEDPEEKDAAPDMGGMGGMGGMGGMM; from the coding sequence ATGTCAGCTAAACAAGTTAAATTTTCAGATGACGCCCGTAAACGTATGGCTCGCGGTGTTGACGTTCTGGCCAACGCTGTAAAAGTTACCCTCGGCCCGAAAGGCCGTAACGTGGTACTGGAAAAATCTTTCGGTTCTCCCACCGTGACTAAAGACGGTGTTTCTGTCGCCAAGGAGATCGAACTGAAAGACAAGTTCGAAAACATGGGCGCCCAGATGGTGAAAGAAGTTGCTTCACAGACTTCTGACGCCGCGGGTGACGGTACCACTACTGCTACCGTTCTGGCCCAGGCCATTATCGCTGAAGGCCTGAAAGGCGTAACAGCGGGCATGAACCCGATGGATCTCAAGCGCGGCATCGACCAAGCGGTCAACGCTGCGGTTAAAGAGATCAAAGCAATGTCTGTACCTTGCACCGACACCAAGTCGATTGCTCAGGTAGGCACCATCTCTGCTAACGGCGACAAGCGCATCGGCGAAATCATTGCCGAAGCGATGGAAAAAGTCGGCAAAGAAGGCGTCATCACTGTCGATGAAGGCCGTGGCTTTGAAGACGAGCTGGAAGTCGTTGAAGGTATGCAGTTCGATCGCGGCTACCTCTCGCCCTACTTCGTTACCAACCAGGACACCATGACGGTTGAACTGGAAGATCCTTACATCCTGTTAGTGGATAAAAAGATCTCCAACATCCGTGAGCTGCTGCCGGTTCTCGAAGCCGTTGCCAAGCAAGGCAAGCCGCTGGCCATCATCGCTGAAGATATCGAAGGCGAAGCCCTGGCAACGCTGGTTGTTAACAACATGCGCGGTATCGTTAAAGTAGCTGCTGCCAAAGCGCCTGGCTTCGGTGACCGTCGTAAGTCCATGCTGCAGGATATCGCCATCCTGACTAACGGCACGGTTATCTCTGAAGAAGTCGGCCTGACGCTTGAGCAGGCGAACCTGGATCACCTGGGTACCGCTAAGCGCATGACCATGTCGAAAGAGAACACCACCATCATTGATGGCGCTGGTGCAGAAGGGGATATCGAAGCACGCGTTAGCCAGATCCGCGCGCAAATCGAAGACACCTCTTCTGACTACGACAAAGAGAAGCTGCAAGAGCGCGTTGCCAAACTGGCAGGCGGCGTTGCCGTTATCCGCGTCGGTGCTGCCACCGAAGTGGAAATGAAAGAGAAGAAAGCCCGCGTTGAAGACGCCCTGCACTCTACCCGTGCAGCCGTTGAAGAAGGCGTGGTGCCTGGTGGCGGTACTGCACTGGTTCGCGTCATGGCCAAAGTACAAGGCCTGACTGGCGATAACGAAGACCAGAACCACGGTATCAACATGGCGCTACGCGCTATGCAGTCTCCGCTGCGTCAAATCGTTTCGAACGCCGGTGAAGAGCCCGCTGTGGTCATCAACCGCGTGAAAGATGGCGAAGGTAACTTCGGCTACAACGCACAAACCGGTGAGTACGGCGACCTGTTCGAGATGGGCGTTCTGGATCCAGCGAAAGTAACCCGTACCGCACTGCAGTCCGCTGGTTCTGTTGCTGGCCTGATGATCACCACCGAGTGCATGATCGCAGAAGACCCTGAAGAGAAAGACGCTGCACCTGATATGGGCGGCATGGGCGGAATGGGTGGTATGGGCGGCATGATGTAA
- a CDS encoding helix-turn-helix domain-containing protein has translation MNIGYAIKLCRQQRKLTQGELAKRAGVSVSYLSLLERGERSDPGLSSLESIARGLEVPMTLLLFLAAEEDDLKGFTPELKEKLSAVALNLMRESA, from the coding sequence ATGAATATTGGATACGCAATCAAACTGTGCCGCCAGCAGCGTAAGCTGACTCAAGGTGAGTTGGCCAAACGTGCTGGCGTGTCAGTCTCCTATCTATCGCTCCTTGAGCGGGGTGAAAGGTCAGATCCAGGCCTGTCTTCGCTGGAGAGTATTGCGAGGGGGTTGGAAGTTCCGATGACCCTGCTGCTCTTTCTTGCTGCTGAGGAAGACGATCTGAAAGGCTTTACTCCAGAGCTGAAGGAAAAGCTCTCAGCCGTTGCGCTGAACCTGATGAGAGAGTCGGCTTGA
- a CDS encoding co-chaperone GroES, translating to MNIRPLHDRVIVRRVEEEQKTAGGIVLPGNAAEKPTRGEILAVGNGRILENGDVRPLDVKVGDNVIFKDGYGVEKQKIDGEEVLIMSEADILAVVEG from the coding sequence ATGAATATCCGTCCTTTGCACGATCGTGTCATCGTCCGTCGCGTTGAAGAAGAGCAGAAAACTGCAGGCGGCATCGTGCTTCCGGGCAATGCAGCAGAAAAACCGACACGCGGTGAAATTCTCGCTGTCGGTAATGGTCGCATTCTGGAAAATGGCGATGTCCGTCCGCTAGACGTCAAAGTTGGCGATAACGTGATCTTTAAAGATGGCTACGGCGTTGAGAAGCAAAAAATCGACGGCGAAGAAGTCTTGATCATGAGCGAAGCCGATATTCTTGCCGTTGTTGAAGGCTAA
- a CDS encoding MarR family winged helix-turn-helix transcriptional regulator, with amino-acid sequence MDGLGAPCQIPDIDGEAVERVSARIGITRLIGAVAVIREVAPEIGIQAVHLLLEVARKPGITVSELMRKTGLSQSSCSRNLALLSAQHRLGKPGLDLVYTQEDPSERRRKLARLTPKGEELVSLVVDSVR; translated from the coding sequence ATGGACGGCCTCGGTGCCCCTTGCCAAATCCCTGACATCGACGGGGAAGCAGTAGAGCGAGTATCAGCCAGAATCGGCATCACACGCCTGATCGGCGCAGTCGCTGTCATCCGTGAGGTTGCGCCTGAGATTGGCATCCAGGCCGTCCATCTGCTGCTGGAGGTTGCCAGAAAGCCCGGCATCACCGTCAGTGAGCTGATGCGGAAGACGGGGCTGTCGCAGTCATCCTGCTCGCGCAACTTGGCGCTGCTGTCGGCACAACACCGACTCGGAAAGCCGGGGCTGGATCTGGTGTACACACAGGAAGACCCCTCGGAGCGACGCCGGAAGCTGGCTCGCTTGACCCCCAAGGGAGAAGAGCTGGTTTCATTGGTTGTCGACTCGGTGCGCTAG
- a CDS encoding FxsA family protein, with translation MPILIFISLFTLLDFVVLFSIGSQIGLFMTLLLVLGTGFVGLHLIRKEGVTTFARARQRMQAGELPSSELLTGAALIFGGALLMAPGFLSDALGLACLIPSARQLMFKALTWLGLKKVAGQQQGSSASSARPDDYPNSQSSQQDGPIEGDFISRDEPPRRR, from the coding sequence ATGCCTATTCTTATTTTTATATCACTCTTTACGCTACTTGATTTTGTGGTTCTGTTTTCGATTGGCAGCCAGATCGGCCTATTCATGACGCTACTCCTAGTGCTCGGAACCGGTTTTGTCGGGCTACATCTAATACGTAAAGAGGGTGTAACCACCTTTGCCCGGGCTCGCCAGCGGATGCAGGCCGGCGAACTCCCCTCCAGCGAGCTACTAACGGGCGCTGCACTTATCTTCGGCGGTGCCTTATTAATGGCCCCAGGCTTTTTGTCTGATGCGCTAGGCCTGGCGTGCTTGATTCCCAGCGCACGCCAGCTGATGTTCAAGGCACTTACCTGGCTGGGGCTTAAAAAAGTTGCCGGGCAGCAGCAAGGCTCAAGCGCTTCCTCAGCTCGACCTGATGACTATCCAAACAGTCAATCGTCACAACAGGATGGCCCGATTGAAGGGGATTTTATCAGCAGAGATGAGCCCCCTCGCCGTCGTTGA
- a CDS encoding reverse transcriptase family protein, with protein MFVSSELTPFYPHNPIVDPEHLARLLNTPLPKLEAIAESASSSYRPVPQKKKDGSPRMTYDAYPALKRVQHQIVQKTLHKVRFPRYLHGGIKDTEFPRDHVSNAALHTGAAILILDDIADFYPSLDRKLVFSVWLRFFRFSPEVAALLTKLTTRKGSIPQGAKTSSYLANLAFWDREAQLVEDLKAMGLTYSRFVDDVTYSSRCRIPDSAVGEARAKVYRMLTSKGCRPKRSKSQVSRKGRKLEVTGLITAGRSPAISKDERNRIRSAVRHLEKAVNEEGMTPENRKAWDSAKGRVGRLVRLKHAEGRRLSQRLDALLQAAPLAHRVDNQ; from the coding sequence ATGTTCGTCTCGTCTGAGCTGACGCCGTTTTACCCCCACAACCCGATTGTGGATCCTGAGCACCTCGCGAGATTATTGAACACACCGCTCCCCAAACTGGAAGCTATCGCCGAGAGTGCGTCTTCTTCTTACCGACCTGTTCCTCAGAAGAAGAAGGACGGCAGCCCTCGAATGACCTACGACGCGTACCCTGCACTGAAGCGAGTACAGCATCAGATCGTCCAGAAGACCCTTCACAAAGTGCGCTTTCCCCGTTACCTGCATGGCGGGATAAAGGATACCGAGTTCCCGAGGGATCACGTATCGAATGCGGCCCTGCATACGGGGGCAGCAATTCTTATACTGGATGACATTGCGGACTTCTACCCATCGCTGGATCGCAAACTGGTGTTCTCGGTCTGGCTACGCTTCTTCAGGTTTTCACCTGAAGTTGCAGCACTGCTGACCAAACTGACTACGCGCAAGGGATCCATACCACAGGGAGCCAAGACGAGCAGCTACCTAGCAAATCTCGCTTTCTGGGACCGAGAGGCGCAACTGGTAGAAGATCTGAAGGCGATGGGCCTGACATACTCTCGATTCGTCGATGATGTGACCTATTCATCCCGCTGCCGGATTCCAGACAGCGCCGTTGGCGAGGCCAGGGCCAAGGTATACCGGATGCTGACCTCAAAGGGGTGTCGGCCTAAACGCTCCAAGAGCCAAGTCAGCCGTAAGGGGCGAAAGCTGGAGGTCACAGGGCTGATCACTGCCGGGCGCTCCCCAGCAATCAGCAAGGACGAGCGAAACCGGATCCGCTCTGCAGTCCGCCACCTGGAAAAGGCAGTCAACGAAGAGGGTATGACGCCCGAGAACCGTAAGGCCTGGGACAGCGCCAAGGGACGAGTCGGAAGACTAGTTCGCTTGAAACACGCCGAGGGAAGGCGACTATCCCAGCGTCTGGATGCACTCCTCCAAGCCGCACCCCTAGCGCACCGAGTCGACAACCAATGA